One genomic region from Croceicoccus sp. YJ47 encodes:
- a CDS encoding NADP-dependent oxidoreductase, whose protein sequence is MTENRRFLLRRRPDGDPVRDDFELVSAPVPSPPPGGFVMRNHYCSIDPAMRGWMDDEPSYMPPIALDDPVRATTVGVVHASDNDDYAVGQWVMGLNAIEEYSVVTPGHFTAPVDVEAVDSPTRFLTAMGAVSLTAYFGMTDVAKPKAGETLCVTGAAGAVGSVVGQIGKIHGCRVIGIAGGAEKCRRLTEDYSFDVAIDYRGKDIEELRAEIAQAAPDGLDMVFENVGSPIMEAEVFNLATHARIVLCGLISEYNAEERVGLRNLWQLIVHQATIHGFLIADYAPRFPEGGAKIMEWVREGKLRIDEDVQEGIENSYDTFMRLFSGANEGKQILKLP, encoded by the coding sequence ATGACCGAAAATCGCCGTTTCCTGCTCCGCCGCCGGCCCGATGGCGACCCGGTGCGCGATGATTTCGAACTGGTGAGCGCGCCGGTGCCCTCCCCTCCCCCCGGCGGTTTCGTCATGCGCAACCATTATTGCAGCATCGACCCCGCCATGCGCGGATGGATGGACGACGAGCCGAGCTACATGCCGCCCATCGCCCTCGACGATCCGGTGCGCGCGACGACGGTCGGCGTGGTCCACGCCTCCGACAATGACGATTACGCGGTCGGCCAATGGGTGATGGGTCTCAACGCGATCGAGGAATATTCCGTCGTCACGCCCGGCCATTTCACCGCGCCTGTCGATGTCGAGGCGGTGGATTCGCCCACCCGTTTCCTGACCGCGATGGGGGCGGTATCGCTCACCGCCTATTTCGGCATGACCGACGTGGCAAAGCCGAAGGCGGGCGAGACATTGTGCGTGACAGGCGCCGCAGGGGCGGTCGGCTCCGTCGTCGGGCAGATCGGCAAGATCCACGGATGCCGCGTGATCGGAATCGCCGGGGGTGCGGAAAAATGCCGCCGCCTGACCGAGGATTACAGCTTCGACGTCGCGATCGACTATCGCGGAAAAGACATCGAGGAATTGCGCGCCGAAATCGCGCAGGCCGCACCCGATGGCCTCGACATGGTGTTCGAGAATGTCGGCAGCCCCATCATGGAGGCCGAGGTCTTCAACCTCGCCACCCATGCCCGCATCGTGCTTTGCGGATTGATCAGCGAATATAACGCGGAGGAACGCGTCGGCCTGCGCAATCTGTGGCAACTCATCGTGCATCAGGCTACGATCCACGGCTTTCTCATCGCCGATTACGCGCCCCGCTTTCCCGAAGGGGGCGCAAAGATCATGGAATGGGTCCGCGAAGGAAAGCTGCGCATCGACGAGGATGTGCAGGAGGGGATCGAGAACAGCTACGACACCTTCATGCGCCTGTTCAGCGGCGCGAACGAAGGCAAGCAGATCCTGAAACTCCCATGA
- a CDS encoding TonB-dependent receptor, which translates to MKKAYSRALAAAALAGSAMFIAQAAHAQVSNEDTDIVPDPEGPTPAAGPVTQSTNANQIIVTARRREESLQNTPIAITAINAAMLENKNSLNIGDLQGEAPNLLITQQNSGAAAANLSIRGLTYADVEKSQEPTVGVVIDGVFLGTNTGQLLDFFDIEQIEVLRGPQGTLFGRNTIGGVINIRRSRPTFETGLKAEISAARFGTYSGRAVANFGIGDVIGIKPFFFYNESDGFYRDGATGERRGGSENKNYGVAIAVEPSTDFDLLLTVEKQEQDFDVVNSVITNDGELFCGFAAPELCNRNTTTDLYTVFGQPASGTYSAPALTAEMNWDTGPVRLTSVTGWRKTSENQTQDFDSTPVDLYYTQRLQKYQQFSQELRAAGDLFDGFDYVVGGFYFNSDFDLLQFTRVFGFAPDVPPREFDANPQNVVGTTQSYAVFGDFNWAFAENLRLSFGGRWTRDEKTLRNSFAQLGLVGEGDASFSKFTPKVGVDWRPNPDTLLYASWSRGFRSGGFSPRAATAETAGTPYDPEVVDSYEVGSKLDLLGGMLQFNVAGFLSKYDGLQQNTTIPGGPTGNQTITNNVGSATIKGIEADATWRPVTNLRLNATLGVLDAQFDDFTAGNVVGGLLLPFDYTANDPIYSPDVTASIGAQYMQPVSFGELVGTLGYRYIGKYDQQISLGPLTGDLVNGPVIVNGNDPRVRTDTQNLLDATLTANFMMGNTEAYISAFGRNLLDDRGTTAAFTVAGLFSFASAREPRTYGLTLGIDF; encoded by the coding sequence TTGAAAAAAGCCTATTCGCGCGCGCTCGCCGCCGCGGCACTTGCCGGTTCCGCCATGTTCATCGCACAGGCCGCCCATGCGCAGGTATCGAACGAGGATACGGACATCGTTCCCGATCCCGAAGGGCCGACGCCTGCCGCCGGCCCCGTGACGCAATCCACCAATGCCAACCAGATCATCGTGACCGCCCGCCGCCGCGAGGAATCGTTGCAGAATACGCCGATCGCGATCACGGCCATCAATGCCGCGATGCTGGAGAACAAGAATTCGCTCAACATCGGCGATCTTCAGGGCGAGGCGCCCAACCTTCTCATCACGCAGCAGAATTCGGGCGCGGCGGCCGCAAACCTCTCCATCCGCGGCCTCACCTACGCCGACGTCGAAAAATCGCAGGAGCCGACCGTCGGCGTCGTCATCGACGGCGTGTTCCTCGGCACCAATACCGGACAGCTGCTCGACTTCTTCGATATCGAGCAGATCGAGGTGCTGCGCGGGCCGCAGGGCACCTTGTTCGGGCGCAACACCATCGGCGGCGTCATCAACATCCGCCGTTCGCGTCCGACCTTCGAAACCGGGCTGAAGGCGGAAATTTCGGCGGCGCGTTTCGGCACCTATAGCGGTCGGGCCGTCGCCAATTTCGGCATTGGCGATGTCATCGGGATCAAGCCGTTCTTCTTCTATAACGAAAGCGACGGCTTCTATCGCGACGGCGCCACGGGCGAGCGGCGCGGCGGGTCCGAGAACAAGAATTACGGCGTGGCCATCGCGGTCGAACCGTCCACCGATTTCGACCTCCTGCTGACCGTGGAAAAGCAGGAGCAGGATTTCGACGTCGTCAACTCCGTCATCACCAACGATGGCGAGCTTTTCTGCGGTTTTGCTGCACCCGAATTGTGCAACCGCAACACCACGACCGACCTGTACACCGTGTTCGGACAGCCGGCGAGCGGGACGTATAGCGCGCCGGCGCTAACTGCCGAAATGAACTGGGATACAGGGCCGGTCCGGCTGACCTCGGTCACCGGCTGGCGCAAGACCAGCGAGAACCAGACGCAGGATTTCGATTCCACCCCGGTCGACCTCTACTACACGCAGCGTCTTCAGAAATATCAGCAATTCAGCCAGGAATTGCGCGCCGCGGGCGATCTTTTCGACGGGTTCGACTATGTCGTGGGCGGGTTCTACTTCAATTCCGATTTCGACCTGCTGCAATTCACCCGCGTCTTCGGCTTTGCGCCCGATGTCCCCCCGCGCGAATTCGATGCCAATCCGCAGAACGTCGTCGGCACGACGCAAAGCTATGCGGTGTTCGGCGATTTCAACTGGGCCTTTGCGGAAAACCTGCGCCTGTCCTTCGGCGGGCGCTGGACCCGCGATGAAAAGACCCTGCGCAACAGCTTTGCGCAACTCGGCCTCGTCGGCGAAGGCGATGCGAGTTTCAGCAAGTTCACGCCCAAGGTCGGCGTCGACTGGCGCCCCAATCCCGACACGCTGCTCTATGCCAGCTGGTCGCGCGGGTTCCGCTCCGGCGGGTTCAGCCCGCGTGCCGCCACGGCGGAAACGGCAGGCACCCCGTACGATCCCGAGGTCGTGGACAGCTACGAAGTCGGCTCGAAGCTCGACCTCTTGGGCGGCATGCTGCAATTCAATGTCGCGGGCTTCCTCTCGAAATATGACGGGCTGCAGCAGAACACGACCATTCCGGGCGGGCCGACCGGCAACCAGACCATCACCAACAATGTCGGCTCCGCCACGATCAAGGGGATCGAGGCCGATGCGACATGGCGTCCGGTCACCAATCTGCGCCTGAATGCGACGCTGGGCGTGCTCGACGCGCAGTTCGACGATTTCACCGCGGGCAACGTGGTGGGCGGGCTGCTGCTGCCCTTCGACTATACCGCGAACGACCCGATCTACAGCCCGGATGTCACCGCCTCGATCGGCGCGCAATACATGCAGCCTGTCTCCTTCGGCGAGCTGGTCGGCACGCTCGGCTACCGCTATATCGGCAAGTACGATCAGCAGATCTCGCTCGGCCCGCTCACCGGCGATCTCGTCAACGGGCCGGTCATCGTCAACGGCAACGACCCGCGCGTGCGCACCGATACGCAGAACCTGCTCGACGCGACGCTGACCGCGAATTTCATGATGGGCAATACCGAAGCCTATATCAGCGCATTCGGCCGCAACCTGCTCGATGACCGGGGCACGACGGCGGCGTTCACCGTGGCGGGGCTGTTCTCCTTCGCCTCGGCCCGCGAGCCGCGCACGTATGGCCTGACGCTGGGGATCGATTTCTGA
- a CDS encoding SDR family NAD(P)-dependent oxidoreductase, whose translation MTDKQTAIVTGAASAAGLGFATARLLAGKGMTVYITDLDEDAISRRVDELSKEGCTAVGLRQDVTKKEEWTALVAKVKAETGRIDALVNNAGIATLGMLPEVSEDTWDRQIDVNMKSVFLGCQAVLPVMREQESGSIVNLSSIAGLVGIPGCTAYSASKAGVRLMTKSIALEAAAQNIRVNSVHPGMIWTDMQKVALKDNPEQYDIINESIPMKRMGKPEDIANMIGFLVSDQSTYITGCEFVVDGGLTAQ comes from the coding sequence ATGACAGACAAGCAGACCGCGATCGTCACCGGCGCCGCATCGGCGGCGGGGCTCGGCTTCGCGACCGCGCGGCTCCTCGCCGGCAAAGGCATGACCGTCTACATCACCGACCTCGACGAGGACGCGATATCGCGGCGCGTCGACGAATTGTCGAAGGAAGGCTGCACCGCGGTCGGCCTGCGCCAGGACGTGACCAAGAAGGAGGAATGGACCGCCCTCGTCGCGAAGGTGAAGGCCGAGACCGGGCGCATCGACGCGCTGGTGAACAATGCGGGGATCGCCACGCTGGGCATGCTGCCGGAGGTGAGCGAGGACACCTGGGACAGGCAGATCGACGTCAACATGAAGAGCGTCTTTCTCGGCTGTCAGGCGGTTCTACCGGTGATGCGCGAGCAGGAAAGCGGTTCCATCGTGAACCTGTCCTCGATCGCCGGGCTGGTGGGGATTCCCGGCTGCACGGCCTATTCCGCGAGCAAGGCCGGCGTCCGCCTGATGACGAAGAGCATCGCGCTGGAGGCCGCGGCGCAGAACATTCGCGTCAATTCGGTGCACCCCGGCATGATCTGGACCGACATGCAGAAGGTCGCATTGAAGGACAATCCCGAGCAATACGACATCATCAACGAGAGCATTCCCATGAAACGCATGGGCAAGCCCGAAGACATCGCGAACATGATCGGGTTCCTCGTATCCGACCAGTCGACCTATATCACCGGCTGCGAATTCGTGGTCGATGGCGGTCTCACCGCGCAATAG
- a CDS encoding NADP-dependent oxidoreductase, protein MTENRFWRLDRHPEGDDFAAALSLQSETLPPIGEGQIRLKNEYLSMDAGTRMWMGEREDGYQPPLPLGSPMSGQSIGRVVESRDDRFAVGSLVRVFGQWAEYSTVVPDEAWAVTLDDDVPDIRQHFGVLGLNGWTALYGVRDIIGLVEGDVLVVSAAAGATGSLACQIGRNLGAKVIGIAGGPEKCAILTDRFGVDMAIDYKNEDVAERIVAFGEAPTAYFENVGGAILDAVMPNMALKGRIGVCGLIAGYDRDEPMPGPKHFDQVLMKRLRIEGIFLPDVPEKGPELYERLLGWLREDKIDLPFDITEGIENTLVAYGRMMTGKNVGKTLLKL, encoded by the coding sequence ATGACCGAGAATCGCTTCTGGAGACTGGACCGCCATCCCGAAGGGGACGATTTCGCCGCCGCGCTCTCGCTGCAGAGCGAGACGCTTCCCCCGATCGGGGAGGGGCAGATCCGGCTGAAAAACGAATATCTGTCGATGGACGCCGGCACGCGCATGTGGATGGGCGAGCGCGAGGATGGTTATCAGCCGCCGCTGCCGCTGGGCTCGCCGATGTCGGGGCAATCCATCGGGCGCGTGGTGGAATCGCGCGACGACCGGTTCGCGGTCGGCTCGCTCGTGCGGGTGTTCGGCCAATGGGCGGAATATTCGACCGTCGTTCCGGACGAGGCATGGGCCGTCACGCTCGACGACGACGTGCCCGACATCCGTCAGCATTTCGGCGTGCTCGGGCTGAACGGCTGGACCGCGCTTTACGGCGTGCGGGACATCATCGGGCTGGTCGAGGGCGACGTGCTGGTCGTTTCGGCGGCCGCCGGGGCGACGGGATCGCTTGCCTGCCAGATCGGCAGGAACCTCGGCGCGAAGGTCATCGGCATTGCCGGCGGCCCCGAAAAATGCGCAATCCTGACCGACCGTTTCGGGGTCGACATGGCCATCGATTACAAGAACGAGGACGTGGCCGAACGCATCGTCGCATTCGGCGAAGCGCCGACCGCCTATTTCGAGAATGTCGGCGGCGCGATCCTCGATGCGGTGATGCCGAACATGGCGCTCAAGGGGCGGATCGGCGTGTGCGGCCTCATCGCCGGATACGACCGCGACGAACCCATGCCCGGCCCGAAACATTTCGACCAGGTGTTGATGAAACGCCTCCGGATCGAGGGGATCTTCCTCCCCGACGTGCCGGAAAAGGGGCCGGAACTCTACGAACGCCTGCTGGGCTGGCTCCGCGAGGACAAGATCGACCTGCCCTTCGACATCACCGAGGGTATCGAGAACACGCTCGTCGCCTACGGCCGCATGATGACGGGCAAGAACGTCGGCAAGACGCTGCTCAAGCTATAG
- a CDS encoding TonB-dependent receptor, which produces MTPTVKSVLMLGCAGAAFCATPAFAQLAESETDYQATGEQARGGLSEIVVTARKREESVQDVPVAVTAISEEVIQNRDITSVEKIAAIAPQFNVGRASNGSGAQLTLRGIGSSSTSIGIEQSVAVVVDGAYYGQGRIINEGFFDLQRVEVLKGPQALFFGKNATAGVISITTNDPGPVPEFIVRGSYEFQAEQYRLSAIASYPLSDTLGIRLAGRYTNQQGGYYTNKAEPFGYTTVDFADLAAGGDGDPLTFTAQPAPREQPQEEEFLGRATVKFEPTDRLTFTFKGSYDINNAKNNSWNYVAYRCGLESGLSQLTGEPCAEDFVNYQNNFPSEIAANFPVAKPDGSLFNRYESAAGTLNIVYDADVLQITSVSNYQWTNNKWACACDFQSGPGSNWATEDSSWDAWSQELRFLTQLDGPLNLMVGGLYQNTTRDFDQYIILGNIRNSDAPPGFEYVGTSKTSFTDGETFAVFGQLTFQLTDTLELAGGARYTDETKDSFFTQPYNNPALTGIFRPSDAADGLGVITAQQHFEDVSPEASLTWQPSRDLLVFGAYKTAYKSGGFSNGGINSQFSPNPQDDLTFEPETAEGFEVGVKSTILDNQLRLNVIAFTYDYSDLQVDFFNSPIFAFQTLTADARTRGVEVEFEYAPYAVEGLNVYGSVNYTDAEYTDFPQAPCYAGQTPAAYCTPISAIAARQDLTGTELSVAPDWTGNLGLTYDRDLGVDYKLGFNVDAKYSGSYNPSGFGNPLSRQDSYVTLDAGVRFGAANDRWQIAVLGKNLTNEFFVTGVVDGPSTGGGTGTPGGFPADQLGFGNLPRTVQVELTTRF; this is translated from the coding sequence ATGACCCCAACGGTCAAATCCGTCCTCATGCTGGGCTGCGCCGGTGCGGCGTTCTGCGCGACGCCGGCCTTCGCACAGCTTGCCGAGAGTGAAACCGATTACCAGGCGACGGGCGAACAGGCCCGCGGCGGCCTTTCCGAAATCGTCGTCACGGCCCGCAAGCGCGAGGAAAGCGTGCAGGACGTGCCCGTGGCCGTCACCGCGATTTCCGAAGAAGTCATTCAGAACCGCGACATCACCAGCGTCGAGAAGATCGCCGCCATCGCGCCGCAGTTCAACGTGGGCCGCGCCTCCAACGGTTCGGGCGCGCAGCTGACCCTGCGCGGGATCGGCTCGTCCTCGACCTCCATCGGGATCGAGCAATCGGTCGCGGTCGTCGTCGACGGTGCCTATTACGGGCAGGGCCGCATCATCAACGAAGGGTTCTTCGATCTGCAACGGGTCGAGGTGCTCAAGGGGCCGCAGGCGCTGTTCTTCGGCAAGAACGCGACCGCGGGCGTCATTTCCATCACCACCAACGATCCCGGCCCGGTGCCCGAATTCATCGTGCGCGGATCGTATGAGTTCCAGGCCGAGCAATACAGGCTGTCGGCCATCGCGTCCTATCCGCTGTCCGATACCCTGGGTATCCGCCTCGCCGGGCGCTACACCAATCAGCAGGGCGGCTATTACACGAACAAGGCCGAACCGTTCGGGTACACCACGGTCGATTTCGCCGATCTCGCCGCAGGCGGCGACGGCGATCCGCTGACTTTCACGGCACAGCCCGCCCCGCGCGAACAGCCGCAGGAGGAGGAATTCCTCGGCCGGGCCACGGTGAAGTTCGAGCCGACCGACCGGCTGACCTTCACGTTCAAGGGCAGCTACGACATCAACAATGCGAAGAACAATTCGTGGAACTACGTCGCCTATCGCTGCGGCCTGGAAAGCGGGTTGTCGCAATTGACGGGCGAGCCGTGCGCCGAGGATTTCGTCAATTACCAGAACAATTTCCCGAGCGAGATCGCCGCGAATTTCCCGGTGGCGAAGCCGGATGGCAGCCTGTTCAACCGGTACGAATCGGCCGCCGGCACGCTCAACATCGTCTATGATGCCGACGTGCTTCAGATCACCTCGGTGTCCAATTACCAGTGGACGAACAACAAATGGGCCTGCGCCTGCGATTTTCAGTCGGGACCGGGTTCGAACTGGGCGACGGAGGATTCCAGCTGGGATGCCTGGTCGCAGGAGCTTCGCTTCCTCACGCAGCTCGACGGCCCGCTCAACCTCATGGTCGGCGGCCTGTATCAGAACACGACCCGCGATTTCGACCAGTATATCATCCTGGGCAATATCCGGAACAGCGACGCACCGCCGGGATTCGAATATGTCGGCACGTCGAAGACCAGCTTTACCGATGGCGAAACCTTCGCCGTGTTCGGACAGCTCACCTTTCAGCTCACCGACACGCTCGAACTGGCGGGCGGTGCACGCTACACCGACGAAACGAAGGACAGCTTCTTTACGCAGCCCTACAACAATCCCGCGCTGACCGGCATCTTCCGCCCCTCGGACGCGGCGGACGGGCTGGGCGTGATCACCGCGCAGCAGCATTTCGAGGATGTCTCGCCCGAAGCCTCGCTTACCTGGCAGCCGAGCCGCGACCTGCTCGTGTTCGGCGCATACAAGACCGCGTATAAATCGGGCGGTTTTTCGAACGGCGGCATCAACTCGCAATTCTCGCCCAATCCGCAGGATGACCTCACGTTCGAGCCGGAGACCGCTGAGGGTTTCGAAGTCGGCGTGAAATCGACGATCCTCGACAATCAGCTCCGCCTGAACGTGATCGCCTTCACCTATGATTACAGCGATCTGCAGGTCGATTTCTTCAACTCGCCGATCTTCGCGTTTCAAACGCTCACCGCCGACGCGCGCACCCGCGGCGTCGAGGTCGAGTTCGAATATGCGCCCTATGCGGTGGAAGGGCTGAACGTGTATGGCTCGGTGAACTATACCGATGCGGAATACACCGATTTCCCGCAGGCGCCGTGCTACGCCGGACAGACCCCGGCCGCCTACTGCACCCCGATCAGCGCGATTGCCGCGCGTCAGGATCTGACCGGGACCGAGCTGTCGGTCGCGCCCGACTGGACCGGCAATCTCGGCCTCACCTACGACCGCGATCTCGGCGTCGATTACAAGCTGGGCTTCAACGTCGATGCCAAATATTCGGGCAGCTACAACCCGTCGGGCTTCGGCAATCCGCTCAGCCGGCAGGACAGCTATGTCACGCTCGATGCCGGGGTACGCTTCGGCGCGGCGAACGACCGGTGGCAGATCGCCGTGCTGGGCAAGAACCTGACGAACGAGTTCTTCGTCACCGGCGTCGTCGACGGCCCGTCGACCGGCGGCGGCACCGGCACGCCCGGCGGCTTCCCCGCGGATCAGCTCGGCTTCGGCAACCTGCCCCGCACGGTGCAGGTGGAGCTCACGACACGTTTCTGA
- a CDS encoding nuclear transport factor 2 family protein, whose amino-acid sequence MPFTGPLEDRIAIRELIDTYADAVTQRDPELWGSTWAEDAHWTMPDYPEFPAQTGRENIVKLWTEAMAQYPGIIFEAYCGSIEVDGDTAKVRAYTSEVYDQDGVTKRDRGEYDDECVKIDGRWYFQRRAFRNIHRQG is encoded by the coding sequence ATGCCATTTACCGGACCGCTCGAAGATCGCATCGCCATTCGCGAGCTGATCGACACCTATGCCGACGCCGTCACGCAGCGTGACCCCGAACTCTGGGGCTCCACCTGGGCCGAGGACGCGCACTGGACCATGCCCGACTACCCCGAATTTCCGGCGCAGACGGGCCGCGAGAACATCGTGAAGCTGTGGACCGAGGCGATGGCGCAATATCCCGGCATCATCTTCGAAGCCTATTGCGGCAGCATCGAGGTCGACGGCGATACGGCCAAGGTCCGCGCCTATACCTCCGAAGTGTACGACCAGGACGGCGTGACGAAGCGCGATCGCGGCGAATATGACGACGAATGCGTGAAGATCGACGGCCGCTGGTATTTCCAGCGCCGCGCATTTCGCAACATCCACCGCCAGGGCTGA
- a CDS encoding Rieske (2Fe-2S) protein, with translation MSHSWHDLIAEDEFPEDGKLATKIAGWYVLAAKTDDGYSAVNDRCTHQAALLSGGRIRRGAIMCPLHGARFEVETGRCIGGAYPDLRTFETRVTDGTIEVCIPDEKPGMEELPVSTK, from the coding sequence ATGAGCCACAGCTGGCACGATCTGATTGCAGAAGACGAATTTCCCGAGGATGGAAAGCTGGCGACGAAAATCGCCGGCTGGTACGTGCTCGCCGCGAAAACCGATGACGGGTATAGCGCGGTCAACGACCGCTGCACGCATCAGGCGGCGCTGCTTTCGGGCGGGCGCATTCGCCGCGGGGCGATCATGTGCCCCCTGCACGGCGCGCGTTTCGAGGTGGAGACGGGCCGCTGCATCGGCGGGGCCTATCCCGATCTCCGCACGTTCGAGACGCGGGTGACCGATGGCACGATCGAGGTGTGCATCCCCGATGAAAAGCCCGGCATGGAAGAATTGCCCGTCTCGACCAAGTAA
- a CDS encoding VOC family protein, giving the protein MIAAMAPSPIRQIAYFCADVRQSAARHHARFGSGPYFVADNIPLRLSRHRGADAPLDHSSAYGQWGDVMVEFVQQNNDGPSAFHDMYPRNSGRFGLHHVAIFVDDLAAAMDAWRAEGSETAFYGEMNDGFGFAFVDTRDVYGHMTELYEGREQLTDFYDFVRRSAQDWDGSDPVRTIRFE; this is encoded by the coding sequence ATGATCGCAGCCATGGCGCCATCGCCGATCCGGCAAATCGCGTATTTCTGCGCCGACGTCCGGCAGAGCGCGGCCCGCCACCATGCCCGTTTCGGGTCCGGGCCGTATTTCGTGGCCGACAACATCCCCCTGCGCCTCAGCCGCCATCGCGGCGCCGATGCCCCGCTCGATCACAGCTCCGCCTATGGGCAGTGGGGCGACGTCATGGTCGAGTTCGTGCAGCAGAACAACGATGGCCCTTCCGCCTTTCACGACATGTATCCGCGCAACAGCGGGCGTTTCGGCCTCCATCACGTCGCGATCTTCGTCGACGACCTCGCCGCCGCGATGGACGCCTGGCGCGCCGAGGGCAGCGAGACTGCGTTCTATGGCGAGATGAACGATGGTTTCGGCTTTGCCTTCGTCGATACGCGCGACGTTTACGGTCACATGACGGAGCTTTACGAAGGGCGCGAACAACTGACCGATTTTTACGATTTCGTGCGCCGCAGCGCGCAGGACTGGGATGGGAGCGACCCTGTTCGCACCATCCGTTTCGAATAG
- a CDS encoding nuclear transport factor 2 family protein produces the protein MTDEGASQLISDLFAATAAGDWDKAESMLTDDLVIYEADCVPMAGNYHGRKALQELYTDVFTNLDIAELEQLGQTVGGEYVINIARMHFAQPGLKPAELCERFTIRDGKVSEIKPYYFDPTTLTAAAEAKHKAAN, from the coding sequence ATGACCGACGAAGGCGCGAGCCAGCTCATCAGCGACCTTTTCGCCGCCACCGCGGCGGGCGACTGGGACAAGGCGGAATCGATGCTGACCGACGATCTGGTCATTTACGAGGCCGATTGCGTGCCCATGGCGGGGAATTACCACGGCAGGAAAGCGCTGCAGGAGCTTTACACTGACGTGTTCACGAACCTCGACATTGCCGAGCTGGAACAGCTGGGGCAGACGGTCGGGGGCGAATATGTCATCAACATCGCCCGCATGCATTTCGCGCAGCCGGGGCTGAAACCCGCCGAATTGTGCGAACGTTTCACCATACGCGACGGCAAGGTGAGCGAGATCAAGCCCTATTATTTCGATCCGACGACGCTTACCGCCGCGGCCGAGGCCAAACATAAAGCCGCAAATTGA
- a CDS encoding acyl-CoA dehydrogenase family protein, producing the protein MTDTLDDNPLFSISERAKDIGARVETFVRETIAPYEHDPRRDHHGAPTEELVSEMRSRAREAGLMTPHIMEDGSHLSQVETAYVLIRSGLSPLGPLALNTCAPDEGNMYLLGHVGSDFLKDRFLKQLKTGEARSAFFMTEPAEWGGAGSDPSMMKTTCRKDGNAWVVNGRKVFITGADGAKVGIVMAKSTDADSEGGACMFLVDLPNDAIRIDHVPNTIDSSMPGGHATVVIDNLRVPGEQMLGEAGEGFKYAQVRLSPARLSHCMRWLGACIRSHEIASEYACERQAFGKPLVDHEGVGFMLAQNQIDIKQAELMIYWCASVLDTGDLGTTESSMAKVAVSEALMRIADNCVQVMGGTGVTDKTIVEQVFREIRAFRIYDGPTEVHKWSLAKKIKKAHRAAREQTLAH; encoded by the coding sequence ATGACCGACACGCTGGACGACAATCCGCTCTTTTCCATATCCGAACGGGCAAAGGACATCGGCGCGCGCGTCGAAACCTTCGTGCGCGAGACGATCGCTCCTTACGAACACGATCCGCGGCGCGACCATCACGGCGCCCCGACCGAGGAGCTGGTCTCCGAAATGCGGTCCAGGGCGCGCGAGGCCGGCCTCATGACGCCGCATATCATGGAGGACGGCTCGCATCTTTCGCAGGTGGAGACGGCCTATGTGCTGATCCGGTCGGGGCTGTCCCCGCTCGGCCCGCTGGCGCTCAACACCTGCGCGCCGGATGAGGGGAACATGTATCTGCTCGGCCATGTCGGCAGCGATTTTTTGAAAGACCGCTTTCTCAAGCAGTTGAAGACCGGCGAGGCGCGCTCCGCGTTCTTCATGACCGAGCCTGCCGAGTGGGGCGGGGCCGGTTCCGATCCGTCGATGATGAAGACCACCTGCCGCAAGGACGGCAACGCATGGGTCGTGAACGGGCGCAAGGTGTTCATCACCGGGGCCGATGGCGCGAAGGTCGGCATCGTCATGGCGAAATCCACCGACGCCGACAGCGAGGGCGGCGCGTGCATGTTCCTCGTCGATCTGCCCAACGACGCGATCCGCATCGACCACGTGCCCAACACCATCGACAGCTCCATGCCCGGCGGCCACGCGACCGTCGTCATCGACAATTTGCGCGTGCCGGGAGAACAGATGCTGGGCGAGGCGGGCGAAGGCTTTAAATATGCGCAGGTCCGGCTGTCCCCGGCGCGGCTGTCGCATTGCATGCGCTGGCTCGGTGCGTGCATCCGCAGCCACGAGATCGCCAGCGAATATGCGTGCGAGCGTCAGGCGTTCGGCAAGCCGCTCGTCGATCACGAGGGGGTCGGCTTCATGCTCGCCCAGAACCAGATCGACATCAAGCAGGCCGAGCTCATGATCTACTGGTGCGCGAGCGTGCTCGACACCGGCGATCTCGGCACCACCGAGAGCAGCATGGCCAAGGTCGCCGTGTCCGAGGCATTGATGCGCATCGCCGACAATTGCGTACAGGTGATGGGCGGCACCGGCGTCACGGACAAGACCATCGTGGAGCAGGTGTTCCGCGAAATCCGCGCCTTCCGCATCTATGACGGTCCGACCGAGGTGCACAAATGGTCGCTCGCCAAGAAGATCAAGAAAGCGCACCGCGCCGCCAGAGAGCAGACGCTCGCGCATTGA